The following is a genomic window from Crossiella equi.
GCAGGGCCATCAGGTCGCCGTCGGTGCCGCCCTCGGCCAGGTACTGGGTGACGACGTCGCCGACGGCGGCGCGGATGGTGGTCTGGGCGCGCTGGAAGCGGCGGTTGGCCGGGAACGGCAGCTTGTTCAGGAAGTCCGCGGGCATCACGGTCTGCCGCAGGATGCCCTTGAGGAACTCCGGCAGCACGTCGGCGACCTTGGCCGAGACGTTGTCGTAGTCCTCCGAGGAGAAGATCGTTTTCGAGATCAGCTTCATGGTCATCTGCTGGAGCTCGGTGTACAGGTCGAGCACCTGCCCGTCCCGGTAGCCGCCGATGTGCCGGTCCGCGGTCTCGGAGATGAACTCCGCGTACTGCTTGAGCGCGGTCTGGCTGAACGCGGGCTGGAGCATCCGGCGCTGCCTGCGGTGCTCGGCCTTGGCACAGGTCATCAGGCCGTTGCCCAGGAACAGCTTGACGTTCTCGAACAGCTTGCCCTTGTCGTAGCTGTCGCTGTCGGCGGTGAGCACCTGGTTCAGCAGGTCCCCGTTGTTGATCAGGTAGTACGGCTGGCCGCCGATGGCGATCTCCACGATGTCGGCCAGCGGGGTCAGCGTCTCCAGGTAGGCGAGCCGCCCCTTCGCCAGCGACACCACGTTGCCCAGGACGGGGAGCCGGTGGGGTGCCTTGACGATCGTCGCGTTTGCCATGCGTTGCTCCTCGTGACCCGCGCGCCAGGTTTTCGTCGTTGAATTCCCGGGAAAGCCGGAATGGCTGGGATGTGTGACGATGTGTGCCTGGAACCGACGATAGAGCATGTCTGGTTGTGGTGGAACACCCCGAGTTCCCCACCAAATTCCTATTGGTGAAGTACGTAGTCGCTACGTAGTTCTCACGATGTTTTTCCGAAGTGGCTGGATAGGATCCACGCATGTCAGAGGTGACGCGGGATGTGGTCGGCGAGCACGTGGCCGAGTTGGGTCGAGCAATTGCTCCGAGAATCGGCGAGATCGTCGATGCGGTCGCGGAGCGGGTTCGGGCCGCCGTACCCGTCTACCGCTCGCTGACCACGGTCCGCGACGAGGAGCTGGCGGCCAGCGGCCGCAAGTTCATCCGGTTCGTGCTCGAGTCCCTCGGCACCGCGCACCCGTCCGCGCCCGACTCCCGCGCGGACGGGCGGCTGGCCGCCGAGGCCGGGATCCCCCTGCCCGCGGTGCTCGCGGCCTACCGCACGGCGGGGGAGTGCGTGTGGGAGCACGTGGCCCGGCACGCGGCGGCCCTGGGCCTGCCGGGCGGGGCCGCGCTGAGCGCGGGGGCCACCCTGTGGACGGCCCTGCACGTCTGCGTCCAGGAGGCGGCCTCGGGACACTGCGACGAGACGGCGGTGCGGGTCCGGGACGGGGAACAGCGCCGGGGTGCCCTGTTCGAGGCGCTGCTGGCCGACC
Proteins encoded in this region:
- a CDS encoding cytochrome P450, translated to MANATIVKAPHRLPVLGNVVSLAKGRLAYLETLTPLADIVEIAIGGQPYYLINNGDLLNQVLTADSDSYDKGKLFENVKLFLGNGLMTCAKAEHRRQRRMLQPAFSQTALKQYAEFISETADRHIGGYRDGQVLDLYTELQQMTMKLISKTIFSSEDYDNVSAKVADVLPEFLKGILRQTVMPADFLNKLPFPANRRFQRAQTTIRAAVGDVVTQYLAEGGTDGDLMALLVAARDEHGGELDHELLVDQVLTFLMAGAETTATTMSWFLYAMTTEPALEREIAEEVAEVLQGRPPTIDDLRSLPKLSRALTETLRLYCPVWFQTRRSIAPVTLGGNDFPTGTNFIYSFAAMQRDPRFFPDPLAFNPDRWLNPTHPRTVFIPFGSGSRKCIGDNFAIMSVTLALASFMQHWSFTKEGDAPVKPFAGAVLHPQPLHLRLAARKPAERRAPAATS